Proteins encoded by one window of Agrobacterium vitis:
- a CDS encoding carbohydrate ABC transporter permease gives MEAKRRAVFFAWCLLLPATIYIAIIVAYPLVDTFILSFTDASLKRVTNWVGWDNYNKIFNATFADVIIRTFVWTFFSVLFKMIIGTFGATLLNTAVPGRTLFRILTMPPWIVPMAIGIFMWGWMYNGQFGMISGMLQRVGLVDGPVAFLAYGSTAFWATIFTDVWIGVPMVTLYLLAAMQAIPQDLHEAAWTDGAGRFYRFRRITLPLLMPAMITMSMISLISTFNSFDIIWILTRGGPSGGTTTMIIDTYKTAIGSYKYGEGAARAVLICIFLSIFSYFYFRVTSRLSQEHSR, from the coding sequence ATGGAGGCGAAACGCAGAGCTGTTTTCTTCGCCTGGTGCCTGCTGTTGCCGGCAACCATCTATATCGCCATCATCGTTGCTTATCCGCTGGTCGATACTTTCATCCTGTCCTTCACCGATGCGTCGTTGAAGCGGGTGACGAACTGGGTTGGCTGGGATAATTACAACAAGATCTTCAACGCCACCTTTGCAGATGTCATTATCCGCACCTTCGTGTGGACGTTCTTCTCCGTGCTGTTCAAGATGATTATCGGCACGTTTGGCGCGACGCTTCTGAATACTGCTGTGCCGGGGCGAACCTTGTTTCGCATCCTGACCATGCCGCCCTGGATCGTGCCGATGGCGATTGGCATTTTCATGTGGGGCTGGATGTATAACGGCCAGTTCGGGATGATTTCCGGCATGTTGCAACGTGTTGGCCTGGTCGATGGCCCGGTTGCCTTCCTCGCCTATGGATCGACGGCGTTCTGGGCGACAATTTTCACCGATGTGTGGATCGGCGTGCCGATGGTGACGCTTTATCTGTTGGCGGCGATGCAGGCGATCCCCCAGGATCTGCATGAGGCGGCCTGGACGGATGGTGCGGGGCGGTTCTACCGGTTCCGTAGGATTACCCTGCCGCTACTGATGCCAGCAATGATTACCATGTCGATGATTTCGCTGATCTCGACCTTCAATTCCTTCGATATCATCTGGATATTGACGCGCGGTGGCCCAAGCGGCGGCACGACGACGATGATCATCGATACCTACAAGACGGCGATTGGGTCTTACAAATACGGTGAAGGGGCGGCGCGCGCCGTGTTGATCTGCATCTTCCTGTCGATCTTCAGCTACTTCTACTTCCGCGTCACCAGCCGCCTTTCGCAGGAGCACTCCCGATGA
- a CDS encoding carbohydrate ABC transporter permease — translation MNKQAMINRYKWYEIIGIYCGIAVFLTFVLAPFVEGFLVSLKPLSQLFSSPYRFWPENGSFEAYRTMWDHVPGFGRYIFNSFFISITATVVVLLLVVPAAYAFARFEFRGRGVLLGTFLAVNMFSGAVLLIPIFRLMRISGMLNTYFALIVPLIAFLIPTAIWLLRTYMMRIPRELEEAAYVDGASYFYTFRRVVLPLAMPGIAVVGITTFITAYAQHFIFALTFNSKTEYMPLPIGLFAYFGRQEVIWNELMAASFVGIAPAMIMIFFLQRYLVSGLTAGAVK, via the coding sequence ATCAACAAGCAGGCGATGATCAATCGCTACAAATGGTATGAAATCATCGGCATCTATTGCGGTATTGCGGTGTTTCTGACCTTCGTGCTGGCGCCTTTCGTGGAAGGGTTCCTGGTGTCGTTGAAGCCGCTCAGTCAGTTGTTTTCGTCGCCTTATCGATTCTGGCCGGAAAATGGCTCATTCGAAGCCTACCGAACCATGTGGGACCATGTTCCGGGCTTTGGCCGCTATATCTTCAACTCCTTTTTCATCTCGATCACCGCAACGGTGGTGGTTCTGCTGCTCGTCGTGCCAGCGGCCTACGCCTTTGCCCGTTTCGAGTTCCGGGGCAGGGGCGTGTTGCTGGGAACCTTTCTTGCCGTCAACATGTTTTCCGGCGCGGTCCTGCTCATTCCGATATTTCGGCTGATGCGGATTTCGGGAATGCTGAACACCTATTTCGCGCTGATCGTGCCGCTGATCGCCTTCCTGATCCCGACGGCCATCTGGTTGCTGAGAACCTATATGATGCGGATTCCACGCGAGCTTGAGGAAGCAGCTTATGTGGATGGGGCCAGCTATTTCTATACGTTCCGGCGCGTGGTTCTGCCGCTTGCCATGCCTGGGATTGCCGTTGTCGGCATCACCACCTTCATTACGGCCTATGCCCAGCATTTCATCTTCGCGCTGACCTTCAACTCGAAGACGGAATATATGCCGTTGCCGATTGGCCTGTTTGCCTATTTCGGCCGTCAGGAAGTGATCTGGAACGAGCTGATGGCCGCAAGCTTCGTCGGTATTGCGCCGGCGATGATCATGATCTTCTTCCTGCAACGCTATCTGGTCAGTGGCCTGACGGCGGGTGCAGTCAAGTAG
- a CDS encoding ABC transporter substrate-binding protein, whose protein sequence is MAGALALLASSALSSFAADKEISWIYCGDKIDPVHEKYIKVWEGKNPGWKIAPEVVGWEQCQDKATTLAAAGTPVAMAYVGSRTLKEFAENDLIVKVPMTDAEKKSYYPNIVDTVTFDDTQWGVPIAFSTKALFWNKDLFKKAGLDPETPPKTWAEEIAFAKQIKEKTGIAGYGMPAKTFDNTMHQFMHWVYTNNGQVMDKDGKIVMDSPEVLAALQAYKDIAPYSVEGATAYEQNEIRAIFLDGKAGMIQNSTGAAYRLLKTDIHWGVTTLPLGPSAKGPGTLLITDSLAIFKGSGVEDKATEFAKYITSPEPQEEYELTTDSGLTPLRPSAKVEQLIKDKPYWKPFIDGIAFGGPEPLFKDYKGFQNVMIEMVQSVVTGKAEPADALKKASAAIDQYK, encoded by the coding sequence ATGGCGGGCGCGCTGGCGCTGCTGGCAAGCTCGGCGCTGTCGAGTTTTGCAGCGGATAAGGAAATCAGCTGGATCTATTGCGGCGACAAGATCGATCCGGTGCATGAGAAATATATCAAGGTCTGGGAAGGCAAAAACCCCGGCTGGAAAATTGCGCCCGAAGTGGTCGGCTGGGAACAGTGCCAGGATAAGGCAACCACATTGGCTGCCGCCGGAACGCCGGTTGCCATGGCCTATGTCGGTTCGCGCACATTGAAGGAGTTCGCCGAGAACGACCTGATCGTCAAGGTGCCGATGACGGATGCCGAAAAGAAGAGCTATTATCCGAATATCGTCGATACCGTGACCTTCGACGATACCCAGTGGGGTGTGCCGATTGCCTTCTCCACCAAGGCGCTGTTCTGGAACAAGGACCTGTTCAAGAAAGCCGGTCTTGACCCGGAAACCCCGCCGAAGACCTGGGCCGAAGAAATTGCCTTTGCCAAGCAGATCAAGGAAAAGACCGGTATTGCCGGTTACGGCATGCCAGCCAAGACCTTCGACAACACCATGCACCAGTTCATGCATTGGGTTTATACCAATAACGGTCAGGTGATGGACAAGGACGGCAAGATCGTCATGGACAGCCCGGAAGTGCTGGCAGCGCTTCAGGCTTACAAGGACATCGCTCCCTATTCGGTTGAAGGGGCAACTGCCTACGAGCAAAACGAAATCCGCGCCATCTTCCTCGACGGCAAGGCCGGGATGATCCAGAACAGCACCGGTGCGGCCTATCGTCTGCTGAAGACCGACATCCATTGGGGTGTGACGACTTTGCCGCTCGGTCCCTCGGCCAAGGGTCCCGGCACGCTGCTGATTACCGATAGCCTGGCGATCTTCAAAGGCTCCGGTGTCGAGGACAAGGCAACCGAATTTGCCAAATACATCACCTCGCCGGAACCACAGGAAGAATACGAGCTGACGACCGATTCCGGTCTGACGCCGCTTCGTCCTTCCGCAAAGGTCGAACAACTGATCAAGGATAAGCCCTATTGGAAGCCATTCATCGATGGTATCGCCTTCGGTGGTCCTGAGCCTTTGTTTAAGGATTACAAGGGCTTCCAGAATGTGATGATCGAAATGGTTCAGTCTGTCGTCACTGGCAAGGCTGAGCCTGCGGACGCCTTGAAAAAGGCCTCGGCTGCTATCGACCAGTACAAATAA
- a CDS encoding ABC transporter ATP-binding protein, with the protein MGQLYLNKVVKSFGHFDVIKGVSLDIKDGEFMVFVGPSGCGKSTLLRMIAGLDDTTSGDIVIDGARVNALPPVERGIAMVFQSYALYPHMTVFENIAFPLRVEKMPEAQIHEKIDAVAKVLQLDQRLQQKPGQLSGGQRQRVAIGRAIVREPKIFLFDEPLSNLDAALRADMRIELTRLHRQLKATMIYVTHDQIEAMTMADRIVVLHGGHIAQVGAPLELYHKPQNLFVAGFIGNPKMNFVPVSCKGVGPNGVTVAYEGRMVTIPVTGRPDMLGQDLTLGIRPEHLALGKGEFSITVTPSVVERLGASTIAYASLANGEPYCAVFPGSAPVQPDQPMTTTIKASDCHLFDADGEALERHINWQAETLPDALKAVQE; encoded by the coding sequence GTGGGCCAGCTTTATCTCAACAAAGTCGTCAAATCCTTTGGCCATTTCGATGTCATCAAGGGCGTCTCGCTCGACATCAAGGACGGCGAATTCATGGTCTTCGTCGGACCCTCCGGCTGCGGCAAGTCCACGCTGCTTCGGATGATCGCCGGACTGGACGATACCACCAGCGGCGATATCGTCATTGATGGGGCCAGGGTCAATGCGCTGCCGCCGGTTGAGCGCGGCATTGCCATGGTGTTCCAGTCCTATGCGCTTTATCCGCATATGACGGTGTTTGAAAATATCGCCTTTCCGCTGCGGGTCGAGAAAATGCCGGAGGCGCAGATCCATGAAAAGATCGACGCAGTGGCCAAGGTTTTGCAGCTCGATCAGCGCTTGCAGCAGAAGCCGGGCCAGCTTTCCGGTGGTCAGCGCCAGCGTGTGGCCATTGGCCGGGCGATTGTCCGCGAGCCGAAGATTTTCCTGTTCGATGAGCCGCTTTCCAACCTGGATGCTGCCTTGCGTGCTGACATGCGCATCGAGCTGACGCGGCTGCACCGGCAGCTGAAAGCAACGATGATCTACGTCACCCACGACCAGATCGAAGCGATGACCATGGCTGACCGGATCGTCGTGCTGCATGGTGGTCATATTGCCCAGGTCGGCGCGCCACTGGAGCTTTACCACAAGCCGCAAAATCTGTTCGTTGCCGGTTTTATCGGCAATCCAAAAATGAATTTCGTGCCGGTTTCCTGCAAGGGGGTTGGACCCAATGGTGTTACCGTCGCCTATGAAGGCCGGATGGTGACCATTCCCGTGACCGGGCGTCCCGATATGCTGGGGCAGGATCTGACCCTTGGCATCCGTCCAGAGCATTTGGCGCTCGGCAAAGGGGAGTTTTCCATCACTGTAACGCCGAGCGTTGTCGAGCGGCTCGGTGCCAGCACAATCGCCTACGCGTCACTGGCGAATGGTGAACCTTATTGCGCGGTCTTCCCCGGCTCTGCGCCTGTTCAGCCAGACCAGCCCATGACAACGACGATCAAGGCCAGCGATTGCCATCTGTTCGATGCCGATGGCGAGGCGCTCGAACGCCATATCAATTGGCAGGCGGAAACGCTTCCGGATGCGCTGAAGGCGGTTCAGGAATAA
- a CDS encoding D-TA family PLP-dependent enzyme translates to MNRPIDRPGPRPGDTVLSLSTPLPLIDEDRLAANIARVQSYMDAHGLAFRPHIKTHKIPALARQQQEAGATGINCQKITEAEVFADAGFEDILITFNILGPEKLVRLAALNERISGLKVVADSIVTIEGLSSYFQDRKPLTVLVECDTGAGRCGVQTPADAVALAQAIFASKTLRFGGVMTYPKAHTELAVESFFAQILASLTTLGIACPIVSNGGTPSLFSANLVPSATEYRAGTYIYSDRSMAKAGHGTLDDCAMHILATVVSRPTPDRAILDAGSKALTSDLLGFNDYGLIVDYPDAVITGLSEEHGTVDLSRITGKRPEIGEKVRIIPNHTCVVSNLFDTMTFHRNGVVTRVEDVAARGLVW, encoded by the coding sequence ATGAACCGCCCAATTGACAGACCAGGTCCAAGACCCGGCGATACGGTTCTCTCGCTGTCGACCCCGCTGCCGCTGATTGACGAGGATAGGCTTGCCGCCAATATCGCCCGGGTTCAGTCCTATATGGACGCCCACGGCCTTGCCTTTCGCCCGCATATCAAGACCCACAAGATTCCAGCCTTGGCCCGCCAGCAGCAAGAGGCAGGCGCTACCGGCATCAATTGCCAGAAAATTACCGAGGCGGAGGTGTTTGCCGATGCCGGGTTCGAGGACATATTGATTACCTTCAATATTCTTGGGCCCGAAAAGCTCGTGAGGCTTGCTGCCCTGAATGAGCGGATTTCCGGCCTGAAGGTGGTGGCCGACAGCATCGTGACCATTGAAGGCCTTTCAAGCTATTTTCAGGATCGCAAACCTTTGACCGTGTTGGTGGAATGCGACACCGGTGCCGGACGTTGCGGTGTGCAGACACCCGCCGATGCCGTGGCCCTCGCACAGGCGATTTTCGCCAGCAAAACCCTTCGGTTCGGTGGGGTGATGACATATCCCAAGGCGCACACCGAGCTAGCAGTCGAAAGCTTTTTTGCGCAAATCCTTGCCAGCCTTACCACTCTCGGCATTGCCTGTCCGATTGTCTCGAACGGCGGAACGCCAAGCCTGTTTTCCGCCAATCTCGTGCCATCGGCAACCGAATATCGGGCCGGTACCTATATCTATAGCGACCGGAGCATGGCGAAGGCCGGACACGGCACGCTCGACGATTGCGCCATGCATATCCTAGCCACCGTCGTGTCACGCCCGACGCCCGACCGCGCCATTCTGGATGCCGGCTCCAAAGCGCTGACATCCGACCTGCTCGGCTTTAACGACTATGGCTTGATTGTTGACTATCCGGATGCGGTTATTACCGGTCTCTCCGAAGAACACGGTACCGTGGATCTGTCGAGGATTACCGGTAAGCGGCCCGAGATCGGCGAAAAAGTGCGTATTATTCCCAACCACACCTGCGTCGTGTCAAACCTGTTCGACACCATGACATTTCACCGAAATGGTGTGGTGACGCGGGTGGAAGATGTGGCGGCACGCGGCTTGGTCTGGTAG
- a CDS encoding M81 family metallopeptidase, whose amino-acid sequence MRIFTAALATETNTFSPICIDRRAFEASLYAPPGQHPATPTLCTAPITVGREVCGEKDWVLIEGTATWADPAGLVNRQTYESLRDEILDQLTAALPVNAVVLGLHGAMVADGYLDPEGDFLSRIRTIIGPDVLLAAELDPHSHLTAKRVEAADVFVVFKEFPHTDFVDRARDLWRIVVDTLEGRITPIMSVFDCRMIDVFPTSRQPMRGFVDKTMQIEQDDPDVLSLSVIHGFMAGDVPEMGTKTIAITNGKAEKGQMLARSLGLELFEKRGTFMMPQIDEKQAVAEALANPAGPVVIADMWDNPGGGTAGDATVLLEELLARSATNTAVGMIWDPIAVQICMAAGEGAEIPLRFGAKSAPGTGNPIDGLVKVVKLVANAEMRFGESVAPFGDAAHIHLDGIDIVLSSVRVQSYDPSLFTALSIDPTSKHILAIKSTNHFYAAFSKIASDILYCSAGSPYPNNPATNPYRRVRRDIWPICANPFNLAQDTETA is encoded by the coding sequence GTGCGCATTTTCACAGCCGCCCTTGCAACGGAAACCAACACGTTCTCGCCGATCTGCATTGACCGGCGTGCTTTCGAGGCTTCCCTTTACGCCCCGCCTGGGCAGCACCCGGCAACCCCCACGCTCTGCACCGCGCCAATCACCGTTGGCCGTGAGGTGTGCGGCGAAAAAGACTGGGTGCTGATTGAAGGCACCGCGACCTGGGCCGATCCAGCCGGGCTCGTCAATCGACAGACCTATGAGAGCCTGCGCGACGAAATTCTCGACCAATTGACGGCAGCGCTTCCCGTCAATGCCGTCGTACTCGGCCTGCATGGTGCCATGGTGGCGGATGGCTATCTCGACCCGGAAGGCGATTTCCTGAGCCGCATCCGCACCATTATCGGGCCGGATGTGCTGCTTGCCGCAGAACTGGACCCGCATAGCCATCTGACAGCCAAGCGGGTTGAGGCGGCGGATGTGTTCGTTGTCTTCAAGGAGTTTCCCCATACCGATTTTGTTGACCGCGCACGTGATCTCTGGCGGATCGTCGTCGATACGTTGGAAGGCCGCATCACCCCCATCATGTCGGTCTTCGATTGCCGGATGATCGATGTCTTTCCCACCTCGCGCCAGCCGATGCGCGGTTTTGTGGACAAAACGATGCAGATCGAACAGGACGATCCCGATGTCCTGTCACTCTCGGTCATTCACGGCTTCATGGCTGGCGACGTACCGGAAATGGGGACGAAAACCATCGCCATCACCAATGGAAAGGCCGAAAAAGGCCAGATGCTGGCCCGCAGCCTTGGTCTTGAACTGTTTGAAAAACGCGGCACGTTCATGATGCCGCAGATTGATGAAAAACAGGCCGTGGCCGAGGCGCTCGCAAATCCGGCCGGGCCTGTCGTGATTGCCGACATGTGGGACAATCCCGGCGGCGGTACGGCTGGCGATGCGACTGTCCTGCTTGAGGAACTTCTCGCGCGGAGTGCAACCAATACAGCGGTCGGAATGATCTGGGACCCGATTGCCGTGCAGATCTGCATGGCGGCTGGCGAAGGGGCCGAAATCCCGCTGCGCTTTGGCGCGAAATCCGCGCCGGGCACCGGCAACCCGATCGATGGGTTGGTGAAGGTGGTAAAACTCGTAGCTAACGCAGAAATGCGGTTTGGCGAAAGTGTCGCACCGTTTGGCGACGCCGCTCATATCCACCTAGACGGTATCGACATCGTGCTGAGTTCCGTTCGGGTGCAAAGCTACGACCCTTCGCTGTTTACAGCACTCAGTATCGATCCAACCTCCAAACATATCCTTGCGATCAAATCCACCAATCATTTCTATGCGGCTTTTTCGAAGATCGCCTCTGACATCCTTTACTGTTCAGCGGGATCACCTTATCCCAATAATCCGGCCACCAACCCTTATCGGCGCGTTCGGCGTGATATCTGGCCGATCTGTGCCAATCCATTTAACCTCGCCCAGGACACGGAGACTGCCTGA
- a CDS encoding RidA family protein yields MTIKRYGAEKAGAGGQKLPFARAVEADGWLHVSGQVAMEDGEIIQGGIVEQSHKAIGNLIAILHEAGYGVEHVVRCGVWIDDPRDFWSFNKIYQGYFGEHPPARACVQASMMVDCKVEIDCIAYKATK; encoded by the coding sequence ATGACGATCAAGCGGTATGGTGCGGAAAAAGCTGGTGCCGGTGGGCAGAAACTGCCGTTTGCCAGAGCGGTTGAAGCCGACGGCTGGCTGCATGTTTCCGGCCAGGTAGCGATGGAAGACGGCGAGATCATCCAGGGTGGGATTGTCGAGCAGAGCCATAAGGCGATCGGCAACCTGATCGCCATTTTGCATGAGGCTGGATACGGCGTGGAGCATGTCGTGCGTTGCGGCGTCTGGATTGATGATCCCCGTGATTTCTGGAGCTTCAACAAGATCTATCAGGGCTATTTCGGCGAACATCCGCCAGCCCGCGCCTGTGTGCAGGCCTCGATGATGGTTGATTGCAAGGTCGAGATCGACTGCATAGCCTATAAGGCGACCAAATAG
- a CDS encoding MurR/RpiR family transcriptional regulator, producing MDIFATIQEDRTQFSPSEQRIADILLSELDFAVGASIIELAERAQVSPPTVTRFCRRLGCQSFSDFKVNLAKTAYVGVRYLNPEAKSTEPQDVAEDVITKAQNALFMMHRSLDAAMIEKVADRISRAEMIYAFGSGGNSSMIASELQNRLFRLGSRVTACNDHHMQLMLTAAARSNDIIVGSSFSGRNLELARCFELARDNGITTIALTQSDSVVAKAAELVVGIDLPEGDNIFRPTSTRFAYLAMVDVIASLVAYRNRKLSMVTLRHIKQQLVEHRDGDDRQILGD from the coding sequence ATGGATATCTTTGCCACCATACAGGAAGATCGCACGCAATTTTCGCCTTCCGAACAGCGGATTGCCGACATCCTCCTGAGCGAGCTGGATTTTGCCGTCGGCGCATCGATCATTGAGCTGGCGGAGCGGGCGCAAGTGTCGCCGCCGACCGTGACCCGTTTTTGCCGCAGGCTTGGATGCCAAAGCTTTTCGGATTTCAAGGTCAATCTGGCCAAGACCGCCTATGTCGGCGTGCGTTACCTGAACCCGGAAGCGAAAAGCACCGAGCCGCAGGATGTTGCTGAGGACGTCATCACCAAGGCGCAGAACGCTCTGTTTATGATGCATCGCTCGCTGGATGCCGCCATGATCGAAAAGGTCGCGGACCGGATTTCCCGGGCCGAAATGATCTATGCATTCGGGTCGGGCGGCAATTCCTCGATGATTGCTTCGGAATTGCAGAACCGGCTTTTTCGGCTGGGGTCACGGGTTACGGCTTGCAATGACCACCATATGCAATTGATGCTGACAGCTGCGGCGCGCAGCAATGATATCATTGTCGGCTCCTCCTTCTCTGGCCGCAATCTGGAGCTGGCGCGCTGTTTCGAACTGGCGCGTGACAATGGCATTACCACGATCGCGCTTACCCAGAGTGACAGCGTCGTCGCCAAGGCTGCCGAATTGGTTGTGGGTATCGATCTGCCGGAGGGCGATAATATCTTTCGTCCGACTTCGACCCGGTTTGCCTATCTGGCCATGGTCGATGTCATCGCCAGTCTGGTTGCCTATCGCAATCGCAAGCTTTCCATGGTGACGCTGCGCCATATCAAACAACAATTGGTCGAACATCGCGATGGCGACGACCGTCAGATTCTCGGAGACTAG
- a CDS encoding SDR family oxidoreductase — MAKSVAVVTGAAGDIGRAIASRLAGSHDVVVLADIDESAVNTAAVSLGSGDIFVPIVCDVTNEASIDALASAVQTFGVTKTLVNNAGAARAVSLHDTDAAIWRQDNALNLEAAFLTFRALENQLKQSQGSVINIASVNGMAVFGHPAYSAAKAGLIHLTRLIAVEYGKFGIRANAVAPGTVRTQAWEARAAANPAVFEEAKRWYALQRIATAQDVANAVFFLAGDQAAAITGVCLPVDCGLTAGQSELARTFSQSVHY, encoded by the coding sequence ATGGCGAAATCCGTGGCTGTGGTAACAGGTGCCGCCGGTGATATCGGGCGGGCAATTGCCAGCCGTCTGGCCGGAAGCCACGATGTGGTGGTGCTGGCCGATATTGATGAGAGCGCGGTGAATACGGCTGCGGTCAGCCTCGGGTCCGGGGATATATTCGTACCTATCGTCTGTGATGTCACCAACGAGGCCAGCATCGACGCTCTGGCATCTGCGGTGCAGACGTTTGGGGTTACCAAGACCCTTGTCAACAATGCTGGGGCGGCAAGGGCAGTCAGTCTGCACGATACCGATGCGGCCATCTGGCGCCAGGATAATGCGCTCAATCTCGAAGCGGCATTTCTGACCTTCAGGGCGTTGGAAAATCAGTTGAAGCAGTCACAAGGCTCGGTCATCAATATAGCTTCGGTCAATGGCATGGCCGTGTTCGGACATCCCGCCTATAGCGCGGCGAAGGCTGGGCTGATCCATCTGACCCGGTTGATCGCGGTGGAATATGGGAAATTCGGCATTCGCGCCAATGCCGTGGCACCCGGCACGGTGCGCACCCAGGCCTGGGAAGCGCGCGCCGCTGCCAATCCTGCCGTGTTCGAAGAGGCCAAGCGCTGGTATGCGCTGCAACGGATCGCCACCGCGCAGGATGTTGCAAATGCGGTGTTTTTTCTGGCTGGCGATCAGGCTGCGGCCATTACCGGCGTCTGCCTTCCCGTTGATTGCGGGTTAACGGCAGGCCAAAGCGAACTCGCCCGGACATTTTCACAGTCCGTGCATTATTGA
- a CDS encoding beta-N-acetylhexosaminidase: MAEAAFRLDNAWYPVDGDDGGGFVFTLYNLSSEPISGFRLAYTALTRVKDGPVCDNALFLRRNANFHQFAPPEGLVLAPGACWQFTVQGLWRPARHRTDGAKSAYLTLADGRHVAVTVDDLMLQGRVSEPAPVLLPKGEVSKPFSLLPWPVEANLMAGDGFPMAIYPTKDTDLPSLQAVERINALYRRLFAVGHVPFSLAPVDQGTALKFAHDPALGASAYWLDFAQQITLSFGDEAGRQYGLTALAQMLHGVRQNPAQFRFPASGRIKDAPRYGWRGCHLDVSRQFYPTQDVLRLIDIMAWMKLNIFHWHLTDDEAWRLEIKAYPQLTTVGVLRGPDEPMLPQLGNGAEPVGGFYTQEDVGHIVAHAALLHVEVVPEIDIPGHSTAILAALPELVDGQEAPDSYRSVQGYPNNALNPAIEQTYVFLGKVLDEMAALFPSALVHVGGDEVAANTWMASPLAKKLMDEEGIDGTFGLQSHFMKRIQQMLKERGKKLAGWDEVSHGGGVDPQGTLLMAWQKPEVGLDLARQGYDVVMTPGQAYYLDMVQDEAWQEPGASWAGTVPPHHTYTYEAVAEFPEELKPRMRGVQACIWSEHFLNRDYFNHLVFPRLPAVAEAAWTPRDQKDWQRFAALAPLMPRF, encoded by the coding sequence ATGGCTGAAGCAGCTTTTCGTCTGGACAATGCTTGGTATCCTGTCGATGGCGATGACGGCGGCGGTTTCGTCTTCACCCTCTACAATTTATCGTCCGAGCCCATCAGCGGTTTCAGGCTTGCCTATACTGCCTTGACGCGGGTGAAAGACGGTCCGGTCTGCGACAACGCGCTTTTCTTGCGGCGCAACGCCAATTTTCACCAGTTTGCACCACCGGAAGGCCTGGTTTTGGCACCAGGAGCGTGCTGGCAGTTTACGGTTCAGGGCCTCTGGCGGCCTGCCCGGCACCGCACGGATGGCGCAAAATCGGCTTATCTGACACTTGCCGATGGACGTCATGTCGCGGTCACCGTCGATGATCTGATGTTGCAAGGCCGGGTGAGCGAACCTGCGCCAGTTCTGTTGCCGAAGGGGGAGGTCAGCAAGCCTTTTTCGCTGCTGCCCTGGCCCGTCGAGGCGAACCTCATGGCGGGCGATGGTTTTCCGATGGCGATCTATCCCACCAAGGATACGGATCTTCCTAGCTTGCAGGCGGTTGAACGGATCAATGCGCTTTACCGGCGGCTTTTTGCAGTCGGTCATGTGCCGTTTTCGCTGGCGCCGGTCGATCAGGGCACGGCTTTGAAGTTCGCCCATGATCCCGCACTTGGCGCATCCGCCTATTGGCTTGATTTTGCGCAGCAGATTACGCTGTCCTTTGGAGATGAGGCGGGACGGCAATATGGACTGACGGCCTTGGCGCAAATGCTGCATGGCGTAAGGCAGAACCCCGCGCAGTTCCGGTTTCCGGCGTCCGGCCGAATTAAGGATGCGCCGCGTTATGGCTGGCGCGGTTGCCATCTGGATGTGTCCCGGCAATTTTATCCGACGCAGGACGTTCTGCGGCTGATCGACATCATGGCCTGGATGAAGCTGAATATTTTCCACTGGCATTTGACCGATGACGAGGCCTGGCGGTTGGAAATCAAGGCGTATCCGCAACTGACGACAGTTGGTGTGCTGCGTGGCCCGGATGAGCCGATGTTGCCGCAGCTTGGCAATGGCGCAGAGCCGGTCGGGGGCTTTTACACCCAGGAGGATGTTGGCCACATCGTCGCCCACGCCGCCTTGCTGCATGTCGAAGTCGTGCCGGAAATCGATATTCCAGGTCATAGCACCGCGATCCTGGCGGCCTTGCCTGAGCTGGTCGATGGCCAGGAAGCGCCTGACAGCTATCGTTCCGTCCAGGGCTATCCGAATAACGCGCTTAACCCGGCTATTGAGCAGACCTATGTGTTTCTCGGCAAGGTCTTGGATGAAATGGCGGCGCTGTTTCCCTCCGCTCTCGTGCATGTCGGCGGTGATGAGGTTGCGGCGAATACCTGGATGGCCTCTCCACTCGCAAAAAAGCTGATGGATGAGGAGGGTATTGACGGCACATTTGGGCTGCAAAGCCATTTCATGAAGCGTATTCAGCAGATGTTGAAAGAACGCGGCAAGAAACTGGCCGGTTGGGACGAAGTCTCCCATGGCGGCGGTGTCGATCCGCAGGGAACATTGCTGATGGCTTGGCAGAAGCCGGAGGTTGGGCTGGATCTGGCGCGGCAGGGCTATGACGTGGTGATGACGCCGGGTCAGGCCTATTATCTCGATATGGTGCAGGACGAAGCGTGGCAGGAGCCGGGCGCCAGCTGGGCCGGCACCGTGCCGCCGCACCATACCTACACCTATGAAGCCGTCGCGGAATTTCCTGAGGAATTAAAGCCGAGGATGCGGGGTGTGCAGGCCTGTATCTGGTCAGAGCATTTCCTGAACCGGGATTACTTCAACCACCTCGTCTTCCCCCGCCTGCCAGCTGTTGCAGAGGCCGCCTGGACCCCCAGGGATCAGAAGGACTGGCAGCGGTTTGCAGCTCTCGCGCCACTAATGCCACGTTTTTAA